One window from the genome of Sphingomonas lacunae encodes:
- a CDS encoding DUF1192 domain-containing protein: protein MDDDLSAFRPDAPLTLVAREDIDRLSVDELDARVAALEAEIARTKARREFAVNHKSSAEALFKR, encoded by the coding sequence ATGGATGATGACCTTTCCGCCTTTCGCCCTGATGCGCCACTGACGCTGGTGGCGCGGGAAGATATTGACCGTTTGTCGGTTGACGAACTGGATGCCCGCGTGGCCGCGCTGGAAGCGGAGATCGCCCGGACCAAGGCAAGGCGTGAATTTGCCGTTAACCATAAATCAAGTGCCGAAGCCCTATTCAAACGCTGA
- the clpA gene encoding ATP-dependent Clp protease ATP-binding subunit ClpA, whose amino-acid sequence MPSFAESLEKTLHNALRFAGERSHEYAALEHLLLALIDDQHASEVMTACGVNLSDLRGTVTHYLDTELDSLKTSEPGDPTPTSGFQRVIQRAILHVQSSGKDEVTGANVLVALFSERESYAVYFLQQQDMSRLDAVSFLSHGVGKGGRPAASGPSEPRGEDAKTDAKADKNKKESALAQYTVDLNEKAKEGRVDPLIGRSAEVDRTIQILCRRSKNNPLYVGDPGVGKTAIAEGLARKIVEGDVPEVLLPAVIYSLDMGALLAGTRYRGDFEERLKQVVSELEALPHAILFIDEIHTVIGAGATSGGAMDASNLLKPALSGGQIRCIGSTTYKEFRNHFEKDRALLRRFQKIDVTEPSVEDTIKILTGLRSAFESHHSVKYSPDAIKAAVELSARYINDRKLPDKAIDVIDEVGAMQMLVPPNKRRKLITPKEIEAVIATMARIPPKTVSSDDKRVLETLETDLKRVVFGQDKAIQVLSSAIKLSRAGLRDPEKPIGNYLFSGPTGVGKTEVAKQLAHLLGIPMQRFDMSEYMERHSVSRLIGAPPGYVGYDQGGLLTDAIDQNPHCVLLLDEVEKAHPDLFNILLQVMDNGRLTDHHGKTVDFRNVVLIMTTNAGASDMARESIGFGTITREDVQEDAVKKLFTPEFRNRLDAIVPFGYLPPEVVARVVDKFILQLELQLADRNVHIQLDEAARNWLTEKGYDKLYGARPMGRLIQEKVKQPLAEELLFGKLVHGGEVKVKLKDGEDGKELSFEITPAPPKAGKPKGSKKKTESETR is encoded by the coding sequence ATGCCGTCTTTTGCGGAAAGTCTTGAGAAGACCCTGCACAACGCCCTGCGCTTTGCCGGGGAACGCAGCCATGAATATGCAGCGCTGGAGCATTTGCTGCTCGCCCTGATCGACGACCAGCACGCATCCGAAGTGATGACCGCGTGCGGCGTCAACCTGTCCGATCTGCGCGGCACGGTGACCCATTATCTCGATACGGAACTGGATTCGCTGAAAACCAGCGAACCTGGCGACCCGACGCCAACCAGCGGGTTCCAACGGGTAATCCAGCGCGCGATCCTGCACGTCCAGTCGTCTGGCAAGGATGAGGTGACTGGCGCCAATGTGCTGGTCGCCCTGTTTTCCGAGCGCGAAAGCTATGCCGTCTATTTCCTGCAACAACAGGATATGAGCAGGCTCGATGCCGTATCCTTCCTGAGCCACGGAGTCGGCAAGGGTGGTCGTCCGGCGGCGAGCGGCCCGTCGGAGCCACGCGGGGAAGACGCCAAAACTGATGCAAAGGCCGACAAGAACAAGAAGGAATCGGCGCTAGCCCAATACACGGTCGATCTGAATGAAAAGGCCAAGGAAGGCCGGGTTGATCCGTTGATCGGCCGCAGTGCCGAGGTGGACAGGACGATCCAGATCCTGTGCCGCCGGTCCAAGAACAACCCGCTCTATGTCGGTGACCCCGGCGTCGGAAAGACGGCGATTGCCGAGGGTCTGGCGCGCAAGATCGTCGAGGGCGATGTGCCCGAGGTGTTGCTGCCCGCGGTCATCTATTCGCTCGACATGGGCGCGCTGCTCGCCGGCACCCGTTATCGCGGCGACTTTGAGGAACGGCTGAAGCAGGTGGTATCCGAACTGGAAGCCCTGCCCCACGCCATCCTGTTCATTGACGAAATCCACACGGTGATCGGCGCCGGGGCGACCAGCGGTGGCGCGATGGATGCGTCCAACCTGCTCAAGCCCGCGCTGTCGGGCGGGCAGATCCGTTGCATCGGATCGACCACCTACAAGGAATTCCGCAACCACTTCGAGAAGGACCGCGCCCTGCTGCGCCGGTTCCAGAAGATCGACGTGACCGAGCCCAGTGTCGAGGACACGATCAAGATCCTGACCGGCCTGCGCAGCGCTTTTGAAAGCCACCACAGCGTCAAATATTCGCCCGACGCCATCAAGGCCGCGGTCGAGCTGTCAGCCCGCTACATCAACGACCGCAAACTGCCCGACAAGGCGATCGACGTGATCGACGAGGTCGGCGCCATGCAGATGCTTGTGCCGCCAAACAAGCGGCGCAAGCTGATAACCCCCAAGGAAATCGAGGCGGTGATTGCCACCATGGCGCGCATCCCGCCGAAGACTGTGTCGAGCGACGACAAGCGCGTGCTCGAAACACTCGAGACCGACCTGAAGCGGGTCGTTTTTGGCCAGGACAAGGCGATCCAGGTGCTGTCCAGTGCGATCAAGCTGTCCCGTGCCGGGCTGCGCGATCCCGAAAAGCCGATCGGCAATTATCTGTTCAGCGGCCCGACGGGCGTCGGCAAGACCGAGGTCGCCAAGCAATTGGCGCATCTGCTCGGCATTCCGATGCAGCGGTTCGACATGTCCGAATATATGGAGCGCCACTCGGTCAGCCGCCTTATCGGCGCCCCCCCGGGCTATGTCGGTTATGATCAGGGCGGGCTGTTGACCGATGCCATTGATCAGAACCCGCACTGCGTCCTGTTGCTCGATGAAGTGGAAAAGGCGCACCCGGACCTGTTCAACATCCTGCTGCAGGTGATGGATAATGGCCGTCTGACCGACCACCACGGCAAGACTGTCGATTTCCGCAATGTCGTGTTGATAATGACCACCAATGCTGGCGCGTCGGACATGGCCCGCGAAAGCATCGGCTTTGGCACCATCACCCGCGAGGACGTGCAGGAAGATGCGGTGAAGAAGCTCTTCACCCCAGAATTCCGCAACCGGCTCGATGCCATCGTGCCGTTCGGCTACCTGCCCCCCGAAGTGGTCGCCCGCGTGGTCGACAAGTTCATCCTGCAGCTCGAATTGCAGCTGGCGGACCGCAACGTCCATATCCAACTGGACGAAGCTGCGCGCAACTGGCTGACCGAAAAGGGGTATGACAAGCTGTATGGTGCCCGGCCTATGGGTCGCCTGATCCAGGAAAAGGTCAAGCAGCCGCTCGCCGAGGAACTTTTGTTCGGCAAGCTGGTCCATGGCGGCGAGGTCAAGGTCAAGCTGAAGGACGGTGAGGACGGCAAGGAATTGTCATTCGAAATCACCCCGGCCCCGCCAAAGGCCGGCAAGCCCAAGGGCAGCAAGAAGAAGACAGAGAGCGAGACACGTTGA
- a CDS encoding group II truncated hemoglobin, translating into MTGTQAETESRPPLPYHRIGGAEVIRRMVDHFYDLMDGDPAYARLRAIHAADLSPMRDSLAGFLNGWMGGPRDWFGSGKCVMSAHSPFQIDGELRDQWLSAMRQAMDRVAMDDDLRQTLDEGFARVAAAMVRA; encoded by the coding sequence GTGACGGGCACCCAAGCCGAAACCGAGTCCAGGCCCCCCTTGCCCTATCACCGCATCGGCGGGGCAGAGGTCATCCGCCGCATGGTCGATCATTTCTATGACCTGATGGATGGCGATCCAGCCTATGCCCGTCTGCGGGCGATCCATGCCGCCGATTTGTCGCCAATGCGGGACTCGCTGGCCGGCTTTCTCAACGGCTGGATGGGTGGCCCGCGTGACTGGTTCGGCAGCGGCAAATGCGTGATGAGCGCGCACTCGCCCTTCCAGATTGACGGTGAACTGCGCGATCAATGGCTTTCGGCGATGCGGCAAGCAATGGACCGGGTCGCCATGGACGATGATCTTCGGCAGACGCTCGACGAGGGTTTTGCCCGTGTCGCGGCAGCCATGGTCAGAGCCTGA
- a CDS encoding DUF1295 domain-containing protein: protein MIDLIALGGGLVINLVVAMVAMMLLWLVAVRIRDVSFIDAVWAYGMVGLAWFSVLRAGGPAGLGPHGVALVALTTLWGLRLGTHLILRWRRLGRDPRYDRILGGAMERNGWSFATAALIMVFLMQGPLLWFVSMPAQAGILERPMEPLAWLGWLGVVLALAGILFETVGDAQLEAFRKDPANAGQVMDRGLWRYTRHPNYFGDALCWWGIYLVAADSGIAAWTILSPIFLTWTLMKWSGAALLERGLKKTRPGYEAYIRRTSGFFPLPPKQD from the coding sequence ATGATTGACCTGATCGCGCTCGGGGGCGGGCTTGTCATCAATCTGGTAGTGGCGATGGTCGCCATGATGCTGCTCTGGCTGGTTGCGGTACGCATCCGTGATGTCAGCTTCATTGATGCTGTCTGGGCCTATGGCATGGTTGGCCTCGCCTGGTTCAGCGTCCTGCGTGCGGGCGGGCCCGCCGGACTTGGCCCTCATGGCGTCGCGCTGGTTGCGCTGACAACATTGTGGGGCCTGCGCCTTGGCACGCACCTTATCCTGCGTTGGCGGCGTCTGGGCCGGGATCCCCGCTATGACCGCATTCTCGGGGGCGCGATGGAGCGCAATGGCTGGTCTTTCGCCACCGCCGCTCTGATCATGGTCTTCCTGATGCAGGGACCACTGCTCTGGTTCGTCAGCATGCCGGCACAGGCGGGCATTCTCGAACGACCGATGGAACCGCTGGCCTGGCTTGGCTGGCTCGGCGTTGTTTTGGCGCTGGCCGGGATACTGTTCGAAACAGTCGGCGACGCGCAATTGGAGGCTTTCCGCAAGGACCCGGCCAACGCCGGACAGGTGATGGACCGTGGCTTGTGGCGTTATACCCGGCACCCCAACTATTTCGGCGACGCCTTGTGCTGGTGGGGGATTTATCTGGTGGCGGCAGATAGCGGCATTGCCGCATGGACCATCCTCTCGCCGATCTTCCTTACCTGGACGCTGATGAAATGGTCAGGCGCGGCGCTGCTGGAACGCGGTCTCAAAAAGACCCGGCCGGGCTATGAAGCCTATATCCGCCGCACTTCGGGTTTTTTCCCGCTGCCGCCCAAACAGGATTGA